The Sphingobacteriaceae bacterium region GCTGGAGCACCATGAGGCGGATGGGCGCCCGCCACCAGGGCTCCCCCTGGCGCACCCGGGCCGCTGCCGCGTTGAACATCTCCAGCAAGGTGACGGCCAGGATGAGGGCGGCGCCGCCGAAGCCCAGGGCGGCGCCCCATTGGCCGTCCCGGTACCACACCAGCACCGACACCATGACGTGGATCATGACGAAGGCGGGGATCACCAGGCGGCGGCCCAGGGAGGCGGCCTGGGTCCGGCGCCAGGCCAGCAGGGGCCCCACGGCCGTCAGGAACACCAGGGCCAGGAACACCGGCCCGTTGACCCGGTTGAAGTAGGGGGCGCCCACGTTGATCTCCCGGCCGAACACCCGGGCCGCCAGGGGAAACAAGGTGCCCCACAGAACGGTGAAGGCCGACCCGGCCAGGAGCAGGTTGTTGACCAGAAAGCCGCTTTCCCGGGAAAGATAGCTTTCAATTTGATGGCGCCCCTGGAGCAGGTGGCGCCGGTCCAGGACCAGGTAGACGGTGAGGGCGCACACCAGGGCCAGGTAGACGATGAACCAAGGCCCGATGGGCGACTGGGCGAAGGCGTGGACCGAAGCCAGCAGCCCGCTGCGGGTGATCAAGATGCCCACCAGGGACAAAACGTAGGTGGCCACTATAAGAAGCAGGTTCCAGTTTTTCAGCATGCCCCGCTTCTCCTGGACCATGGCCGAATGGAGAAAGGCCGTGGCCGTCAACCACGGCATGAGCGATGAGTTTTCGACAGGGTCCCAGCCCCAGTAGCCGCCCCAGCCCAGGACGTCATAAGCCCACTGGGCGCCGGCCAAAATACCCACGGTGAGGAAGGCCCACGCCGAGACGGTCCAGCGCCGGGTGTAACGGAACCAGGCGGTATCGGGCCGGCGGCCCATGAGGGCTGCCAGGGCGAAGACGAAGGGCACGGTGAAGCCCGTGTAGGCCAGGTAGACCATCAAGGGGTGGATGAGCATCCCCGGATGGCGCAGCAGGGGGTTCATGCCCCTGCCGTCGACGGGCACCACCGAAGTGACCCGAAAGGGGTTTTCCACGAAGACGGTCAGGGCGGCCCAGAAAAGGGTCACCCCGGCAAACAGGGTGAGGGCCCAGGGCCAGATGTGCCGCACCGCCGGGGGGCGGCGCCGGGCCACCAGGACCAGGTAGCCCGTAAGCAGCCACAGCCAGAGGAGCAGGGAGCCCGACTGGCCCGACCAGAGGGCGGCCACCTTGTAATACCAAGGCATGGCCCGTTCGGAATTGGCTGCCACATAAAGGAGTTCAAAACGGTCCAGAAGGAGGGCGGCCACCAGCAGGCCCACGGCGCCCGTGGCCGCCGCCCATGCTGCGAAGGCACCGATCCTGGCCACCTTCAACCCTGACGGCCGGCCGGTCAAGGCGTAGCTGCCCGCCGCCGCCAGGGTCACCGCGGCAGCGGCCAGGACGGCCGCCGCCAGCACCTTGCCTGCCAGGACCATTACTGCATCAAACCCGTTCGATGTATTCTCCGGTCCGGGTGTCTACGCGGATGACCTCGCCTTGCTCGACGAAAAGGGGCACCTGGACTACGGCGCCCGTCTCCAATTTGGCCGGCTTGGAGCCGCCGCTGACGGTGTCGCCCCTGACGCCGGGGGCCGTCTCCACCACTTCCAGTTCCACGGAAGTGGGCAGTTGGGCGCCGATGACCCGGCCGTCCACCATGGCGATTTCCACTACGGTGTTTTCCTTCAGGAAGTTGACGCCCTCGCCCAGGACGTCGGCCGACAGGCTGATCTGATCGTAAGTTTCCGTATCCATGAAGTGGTATTGGCCGTCGGCGCTGTACAGGTACTGCATGGGCCTGGTGTCGATGCGGGCGCTGGGCAGCCGCTCACCGGCCCGGAAAGTCCGGCTGACCACGGCGCCCGTTTCCACGTTGCGGATCTTGGCCCGGACGAAGGCGGAGCCGCGGGCCTGCTTGACGTGCTCGGCTTCCAGCACCACATGGACGGCCCCGTCCAAGACGAAGACGGTGCCGTTGCGAAAATCATTGGTGGAAACCATGGGTTCCCCTCCCCCATCTATCCGCCCCACCGCCCGTCCCGGCTCCGGGCAGGCCCGACGGGCCGGGCGGCGGCCCAGGGTCGTCCGAGACGAATGGTATCGGAAGGACAAACCGTTGACAAGGAGAGCCTGCGGGGAGGGATTCCATGCAGGGAGCGGGCCGGGCCGCTATTCCTGGAGGGTCAGCACCACGGGGCCCCGGCCCTCGCCCGATTCGGCCCGGGCCAGGGCTTCCAGGGCCCGGTCCCAGGGGAAGACCCGGTCCACGGCCACCAGGAGGCGCTGGCGGGCCACATCTTCCGCCAGTTGGGCCAGGTGCCGGGCGTCCACGGCTTCCCGGTGGATGGCCACAATGTTGATGCCCCGCTCCGGGGCCGGCCGGTCGTCATCGTAAACGACCAAAGTGCCGCCGTCCCGCAGGGCCTGGAGGCACAGGCCGCTGCTGCCGGGCGCCAGGGCCAGGGCGCCGGGGATGCCCCCCAGGGCAAACTCCCGGGCCTGGAGTTGCCAGCGGGGGTTGTCGGGGCTGAACACCGCCTGGGCTCCCAGGGAGCGGACAAAATTTTGGAACTTCCGCGGCGCCACCGCCAGCACCCAGCACCGCTTCTCGCCGGCGATCTGCAGCGCCAGCATGCCGGCGGCGCCGGCGGCGTCGGTGACCAGCACCGGCTTGCCGGGCTCCAGGGACAAATGTTCCAGCCCCGCCATGGCCTGCGGGCCGGCGGCGGCCACTACGGCGGCGTCCACGAAATCCAGCCCGTCGGGTTTCGGTGCCACCCGGTCCGCCGGCACTACGGCATATTCGGCCCAAGCGCCGCCCTTGGTCATGGGGGTATTGGTGAAGAGGACGGCATCGCCCTCGGCCAAGCCTTGCACTTCATCGCCTACGGCCGCGATGACGCCGGCGCCCGACGCCCCCAAGGCCAAGGGGTAGGAGGCCTGTTGGGGCAAGTACCGGCGATCGTGGGGACCCACGGCCACGGCCAGGACCTGCACCAGCACTTCGTGGGCCGCCACTGCGGGGACGGGGATATCGACAAACTGTATTTGGGGGTTGGCGGCGTCGGTCAAACCAAGGGCGCGCATCCATCCCATCCTCCCTGCGGACAAAACTTGGTCCGGCCGGAGGCTGCAGCCTTCCGCCCGCCGTTATAAAACCAGCAGTTCTTTGGTTACTCCTGTGGAAAGAATTTCGTAGCCCGTTTCGGTAATGACCACCAAATCTTCGATGCGGACCCCGCCCCAGCCGGGAATGTAAATGCCCGGCTCCACCGTCACCACCATGCCCGGCTGCAGTTCTTGGTCGAAGCCGGCGGCCAGGCGGGGGCCTTCGTGCACGTCCATCCCTAAACCGTGACCTAAGCCGTGGCTGAAATTCTCGCCATAGCCGGCGGCGGCGATGACCTCCCGGGCGGCGGCATCCACTTCACGGCCGGTAACGCCCGGGCGCAAGGCAGCCAACCCGGCCAACTGGGCCGCCAGCACCGTGTCGTATACTTCCCGCTGGCGGGGCGTCGGTTCG contains the following coding sequences:
- a CDS encoding zinc-binding dehydrogenase, which produces MRALGLTDAANPQIQFVDIPVPAVAAHEVLVQVLAVAVGPHDRRYLPQQASYPLALGASGAGVIAAVGDEVQGLAEGDAVLFTNTPMTKGGAWAEYAVVPADRVAPKPDGLDFVDAAVVAAAGPQAMAGLEHLSLEPGKPVLVTDAAGAAGMLALQIAGEKRCWVLAVAPRKFQNFVRSLGAQAVFSPDNPRWQLQAREFALGGIPGALALAPGSSGLCLQALRDGGTLVVYDDDRPAPERGINIVAIHREAVDARHLAQLAEDVARQRLLVAVDRVFPWDRALEALARAESGEGRGPVVLTLQE
- the efp gene encoding elongation factor P, with translation MVSTNDFRNGTVFVLDGAVHVVLEAEHVKQARGSAFVRAKIRNVETGAVVSRTFRAGERLPSARIDTRPMQYLYSADGQYHFMDTETYDQISLSADVLGEGVNFLKENTVVEIAMVDGRVIGAQLPTSVELEVVETAPGVRGDTVSGGSKPAKLETGAVVQVPLFVEQGEVIRVDTRTGEYIERV
- a CDS encoding heme lyase CcmF/NrfE family subunit; translation: MVLAGKVLAAAVLAAAAVTLAAAGSYALTGRPSGLKVARIGAFAAWAAATGAVGLLVAALLLDRFELLYVAANSERAMPWYYKVAALWSGQSGSLLLWLWLLTGYLVLVARRRPPAVRHIWPWALTLFAGVTLFWAALTVFVENPFRVTSVVPVDGRGMNPLLRHPGMLIHPLMVYLAYTGFTVPFVFALAALMGRRPDTAWFRYTRRWTVSAWAFLTVGILAGAQWAYDVLGWGGYWGWDPVENSSLMPWLTATAFLHSAMVQEKRGMLKNWNLLLIVATYVLSLVGILITRSGLLASVHAFAQSPIGPWFIVYLALVCALTVYLVLDRRHLLQGRHQIESYLSRESGFLVNNLLLAGSAFTVLWGTLFPLAARVFGREINVGAPYFNRVNGPVFLALVFLTAVGPLLAWRRTQAASLGRRLVIPAFVMIHVMVSVLVWYRDGQWGAALGFGGAALILAVTLLEMFNAAAARVRQGEPWWRAPIRLMVLQPRRYGGYIVHLGLALLVMGVVATQYYARQVDVGLLLGREAQIGRYSLVYQGLTEEEHHGVPSVYAEVLVREDGRDVAILRPARRFYPRHVDTMGPVSEVAVMGNLSRDLYVVLGGWEPDGTVAAFQIHLNPMAAWIWIGGYVMVAGSVLALWPERRPWQGEEDYIFADLAELDQDFAAGKMDEETYRSLRAELLEQAVAALRRQKDGGGGDGRG